From one Neovison vison isolate M4711 chromosome 1, ASM_NN_V1, whole genome shotgun sequence genomic stretch:
- the TNFAIP8 gene encoding tumor necrosis factor alpha-induced protein 8 isoform X4 codes for MATDVFNSKNLAVQAQKKILGKMVSKSIATTLIDDTSSEVLDELYRVTKEYTQNKKEAEKIIKNLIKTVIKLAILYRNNQFNQDELALMEKFKKKVHQLAMTVVSFHQVEYTFDRNVLSRLLNECREMLHQIIQRHLTAKSHGRVNNVFDHFSDCDFLAALYNPFGNFKPHLQKLCDGVNKMLDEENI; via the exons a TGGCCACAGATGTCTTCAATTCCAAAAACCTGGCCGTGCAGGCACAAAAGAAGATCTTGGGGAAGATGGTGTCCAAATCCATCGCCACCACCCTCATCGATGACACAAGCAGCGAGGTGCTGGATGAGCTCTACCGAGTGACCAAGGAGTACACCCAGAacaagaaggaggcagagaagatcATTAAGAACCTCATCAAGACAGTCATCAAGCTGGCCATCCTTTACAGAAATAACCAGTTCAACCAAGACGAGTTGGCGCTGATGGAGAAATTCAAGAAGAAAGTTCACCAGCTGGCCATGACCGTGGTCAGCTTCCACCAGGTGGAGTACACCTTTGACCGGAACGTGTTATCCCGCCTGCTGAACGAGTGCAGAGAGATGCTTCACCAGATCATCCAGCGTCATCTCACGGCCAAGTCGCACGGACGGGTTAATAACGTCTTTGACCATTTCTCAGATTGTGATTTCTTAGCGGCCTTATATAACCCCTTTGGGAATTTTAAGCCCCACTTACAAAAACTCTGCGATGGTGTCAACAAAATGCTGGACGAGGAGAACATCTGA
- the TNFAIP8 gene encoding tumor necrosis factor alpha-induced protein 8 isoform X3 yields the protein MATDVFNSKNLAVQAQKKILGKMVSKSIATTLIDDTSSEVLDELYRVTKEYTQNKKEAEKIIKNLIKTVIKLAILYRNNQFNQDELALMEKFKKKVHQLAMTVVSFHQVEYTFDRNVLSRLLNECREMLHQIIQRHLTAKSHGRVNNVFDHFSDCDFLAALYNPFGNFKPHLQKLCDGVNKMLDEENI from the coding sequence TGGCCACAGATGTCTTCAATTCCAAAAACCTGGCCGTGCAGGCACAAAAGAAGATCTTGGGGAAGATGGTGTCCAAATCCATCGCCACCACCCTCATCGATGACACAAGCAGCGAGGTGCTGGATGAGCTCTACCGAGTGACCAAGGAGTACACCCAGAacaagaaggaggcagagaagatcATTAAGAACCTCATCAAGACAGTCATCAAGCTGGCCATCCTTTACAGAAATAACCAGTTCAACCAAGACGAGTTGGCGCTGATGGAGAAATTCAAGAAGAAAGTTCACCAGCTGGCCATGACCGTGGTCAGCTTCCACCAGGTGGAGTACACCTTTGACCGGAACGTGTTATCCCGCCTGCTGAACGAGTGCAGAGAGATGCTTCACCAGATCATCCAGCGTCATCTCACGGCCAAGTCGCACGGACGGGTTAATAACGTCTTTGACCATTTCTCAGATTGTGATTTCTTAGCGGCCTTATATAACCCCTTTGGGAATTTTAAGCCCCACTTACAAAAACTCTGCGATGGTGTCAACAAAATGCTGGACGAGGAGAACATCTGA
- the TNFAIP8 gene encoding tumor necrosis factor alpha-induced protein 8 isoform X2, whose protein sequence is MLKLVATDVFNSKNLAVQAQKKILGKMVSKSIATTLIDDTSSEVLDELYRVTKEYTQNKKEAEKIIKNLIKTVIKLAILYRNNQFNQDELALMEKFKKKVHQLAMTVVSFHQVEYTFDRNVLSRLLNECREMLHQIIQRHLTAKSHGRVNNVFDHFSDCDFLAALYNPFGNFKPHLQKLCDGVNKMLDEENI, encoded by the coding sequence TGGCCACAGATGTCTTCAATTCCAAAAACCTGGCCGTGCAGGCACAAAAGAAGATCTTGGGGAAGATGGTGTCCAAATCCATCGCCACCACCCTCATCGATGACACAAGCAGCGAGGTGCTGGATGAGCTCTACCGAGTGACCAAGGAGTACACCCAGAacaagaaggaggcagagaagatcATTAAGAACCTCATCAAGACAGTCATCAAGCTGGCCATCCTTTACAGAAATAACCAGTTCAACCAAGACGAGTTGGCGCTGATGGAGAAATTCAAGAAGAAAGTTCACCAGCTGGCCATGACCGTGGTCAGCTTCCACCAGGTGGAGTACACCTTTGACCGGAACGTGTTATCCCGCCTGCTGAACGAGTGCAGAGAGATGCTTCACCAGATCATCCAGCGTCATCTCACGGCCAAGTCGCACGGACGGGTTAATAACGTCTTTGACCATTTCTCAGATTGTGATTTCTTAGCGGCCTTATATAACCCCTTTGGGAATTTTAAGCCCCACTTACAAAAACTCTGCGATGGTGTCAACAAAATGCTGGACGAGGAGAACATCTGA
- the TNFAIP8 gene encoding tumor necrosis factor alpha-induced protein 8 isoform X5, producing MVSKSIATTLIDDTSSEVLDELYRVTKEYTQNKKEAEKIIKNLIKTVIKLAILYRNNQFNQDELALMEKFKKKVHQLAMTVVSFHQVEYTFDRNVLSRLLNECREMLHQIIQRHLTAKSHGRVNNVFDHFSDCDFLAALYNPFGNFKPHLQKLCDGVNKMLDEENI from the coding sequence ATGGTGTCCAAATCCATCGCCACCACCCTCATCGATGACACAAGCAGCGAGGTGCTGGATGAGCTCTACCGAGTGACCAAGGAGTACACCCAGAacaagaaggaggcagagaagatcATTAAGAACCTCATCAAGACAGTCATCAAGCTGGCCATCCTTTACAGAAATAACCAGTTCAACCAAGACGAGTTGGCGCTGATGGAGAAATTCAAGAAGAAAGTTCACCAGCTGGCCATGACCGTGGTCAGCTTCCACCAGGTGGAGTACACCTTTGACCGGAACGTGTTATCCCGCCTGCTGAACGAGTGCAGAGAGATGCTTCACCAGATCATCCAGCGTCATCTCACGGCCAAGTCGCACGGACGGGTTAATAACGTCTTTGACCATTTCTCAGATTGTGATTTCTTAGCGGCCTTATATAACCCCTTTGGGAATTTTAAGCCCCACTTACAAAAACTCTGCGATGGTGTCAACAAAATGCTGGACGAGGAGAACATCTGA